A segment of the Polyangiaceae bacterium genome:
ACGTGACGTCACGCATCGCGGTCGTGTGCGGTGGCCCTTCGAGTGAAGCTGCGGTGAGCCGTGCGTCGGGGCGCGGTGTTCAGGCGGCGCTGATCAAGGCGGGCTACGAGGCCGAGCTTTTGGAGCTGGGGCGTGAGCTACCCGCAGCGCTGCTCGCCGGCCATTTCGACGCGGTGTTCCCGACCACGCACGGTCCGCTGGGGGAGGACGGCTGCCTGCAAGGGCTGCTCGAGGTGCTGGGCGTGCCCTACGTGGGCTCCGGAGTGCTCGGAAGCGCCACCGCGGCGAGCAAGCCTGCTGCCAAGCGCTGTTTCCGCGAGGCAGGGCTACCGGTTGCGCCAGAGCGCGTGGTGAAGCAGAGCGAGCTCGAGGCGCTCGACTGTGACGCGGTGATCGCGGAGCTTGGACCCGCCGTGGTGGTCAAGCCGTCGGGCGGCGGCTCCTCGATCGGTGTGCAACGGCTCGCGGAAGGCAGCGACGGCGCGGCTTTGCGCGAAGCCTTGCAGCGCTCCTTCGAAGTCGACTCCGAGGCGCTGATCGAGCGCTTCGTTACCGGGCTTGAAGTGACCTGTGGCGTGCTCGAGGGCGACGCCGGTCCGGTGGCTTTCTCCCCGACGCTGATCCACAGTAACGCCGCGGAGTGGTACGACTTCAAGTCGCGCTACGGTACCGGTGGCAGCCGCCACGAGTGCCCAGCTCCATTGCCTCTCGCGCGCCTCGGCCGCATCCAGAGCGTTGCCGTTGCGGCGTTTAAGTCTGTTTCCGCGCGGGACCTTGGGCGCATGGATTTCGTGGTGCCCGCGGACCCCGACGTCGACGTCACGCTGCTCGAGGTGAACACGCTACCTGGGATGACCGCCACGAGCCTCTACCCGGAGGCCGCGGGTGTTGCCGGTATCGATTTCCCAGAACTCTGCCGGCGCCTCGTGGAGCGCGCCAAGTCGCGGCCAGCGCGCTACGTGCCTGAAGAAGTGCCGCTGCCGGATTGAGCGCTTGACTGAGCTTGAGCGTCGGCGCTTGTCTTGCGTAGCCGGCGCTCCCTGAGCTTAGCGAGCAGTTCGTCGCGGTTGCTCGGCGCCGCGACCTTCCCGGGGCGCGGATGCACGCCGCTCCCTCGCGTGTCGAGGCTGTCGTCGGAGGTGTCCGTCTCTGCCGTGGGCTCGGTGGCGGCTTCCGCTTCGACTTCTTCGACGGACTCCACGGCGACTTCTTCGATGGACTCCGCGGCGACTTCGACCTCTTCGACGGACTCCGCGGCGACTTCGACTGCCACCACCTCGTCGACATCAAGCAGCGGTGCTTCTTCCAGCTGCTGTGCCGTCTCTGGCTGCTCGGCCAGCTGCTGGCTGTCGCTGATCGGGGCTGGTTCGTTTGGGGGCGAGGCTGCCGTCTCTAACGCGTCCGGCGAAAGCGCCAAGAGCTCGTCCACGTCGCCGCCGCTCGGGGCTGGGAGCGGCGTGGTAGCCGTGCTGGGGGAGCTGTTGTCCAGCAAGGTTGGGATTTGATCGGAAATCGGCAGCGGGGTCATTGCGGGCATCGCTGGGTCCGCCGGCGGTGGCTCTGACAGGGCCTCCGAAATCAGTGCGTCTAGCTTGAGCGCCGAGCCAGCCAGGGGATCTCCCTCAGGTGCCGGAGCCGGTAGCGAACTCGATCGCACTTCGCGGGTTGCGCTGGCGACAGCGTCATCCAGGGCTTGCTCCTCGATTGTCTCCGCAGACAACGGTCGCGGAGGTGCGCTGTAGGGGCTGTTTTCCGACTCAAAGCTCCCGAGGGGCTGGGTTGCCAGGGGCTGGGTGTTGCCCGCCGCGGGGTTGCTCGGTTCGAAGCTGACGGCGACCCCGGGAGCGCTATCAGGGACCGGGTCGCTGTGCTCGAGCGGTTCCGTATGGATTGGCGCGCTGTTATCTACTTCGCTGAGCGCCTCGACGTCGTCAATGACCTCGTAGTCGTCCTCAGTCAGCGCGGCCAGGGCCTCTGCAGCTTCGATGAGGGCCTTCGCCGCGGCGTCGAAGCGGCGAAACTTCAGCTCGAGCTGAGAGGGGAACTCGTCATCGCTCGGGCGGAAGCGCGAGACGCTGCCTTCTGCCCGCATCAGACGCTGGCCGCCCTCGAGCTTCAACTCGA
Coding sequences within it:
- a CDS encoding D-alanine--D-alanine ligase — translated: MTSRIAVVCGGPSSEAAVSRASGRGVQAALIKAGYEAELLELGRELPAALLAGHFDAVFPTTHGPLGEDGCLQGLLEVLGVPYVGSGVLGSATAASKPAAKRCFREAGLPVAPERVVKQSELEALDCDAVIAELGPAVVVKPSGGGSSIGVQRLAEGSDGAALREALQRSFEVDSEALIERFVTGLEVTCGVLEGDAGPVAFSPTLIHSNAAEWYDFKSRYGTGGSRHECPAPLPLARLGRIQSVAVAAFKSVSARDLGRMDFVVPADPDVDVTLLEVNTLPGMTATSLYPEAAGVAGIDFPELCRRLVERAKSRPARYVPEEVPLPD